One genomic segment of Suricata suricatta isolate VVHF042 chromosome 16, meerkat_22Aug2017_6uvM2_HiC, whole genome shotgun sequence includes these proteins:
- the DPF1 gene encoding zinc finger protein neuro-d4 isoform X1: MGGLSARPSAGRTDPAGTCWGQDPGSKMATVIPGPLSLGEDFYREAIEHCRSYNARLCAERSLRLPFLDSQTGVAQNNCYIWMEKTHRGPGLAPGQIYTYPARCWRKKRRLNILEDPRLRPCEYKIDCEAPLKKEGGLPEGPVLEALLCAETGEKKIELKEEETIMDCQKQQLLEFPHDLEVEDLEDDIPRRKNRAKGKAYGIGGLRKRQDTASLEDRDKPYVCDICGKRYKNRPGLSYHYTHTHLAEEEGEENAERHALPFHRKNNHKQFYKELAWVPEAQRKHTAKKAPDGTVIPNGYCDFCLGGSKKTGCPEDLISCADCGRSGHPSCLQFTVNMTAAVRTYRWQCIECKSCSLCGTSENDGASWAGLTPQDQLLFCDDCDRGYHMYCLSPPMAEPPEGSWSCHLCLRHLKEKASAYITLT; this comes from the exons CCTAGGCGAGGACTTCTACCGGGAGGCCATTGAGCACTGCCGCAGCTACAACGCGCGCCTGTGCGCCGAGCGCAGCCTGCGCCTGCCCTTCCTCGACTCGCAGACTGGCGTGGCCCAGAACAACTGCTACATCTGGATGGAAAAGACCCACCGCGGCCCCG GTTTGGCCCCGGGACAGATCTACACGTACCCGGCACGCTGTTGGAGAAAGAAACGGAGACTCAACATCCTGGAGGACCCCAGACTCCGGCCCTGCGAGTACAAGATCG ATTGTGAGGCACCCCTGAAGAAGGAGGGCGGCCTCCCCGAAGGGCCAGTCCTGGAGGCGCTACTGTGTGCTGAGACAGGGGAGAAGAAGATTGAgttgaaggaggaggagaccaTTATGGACTGCCAG AAACAGCAGCTGCTGGAGTTTCCACATGATCTCGAGGTAGAAGACTTGGAGGATGACATTCCCAGGAGGAAGAACAGGGCTAAAGGAAAG GCATATGGCATCGGGGGTCTCCGGAAACGCCAGGACACCGCATCCCTGGAGGACCGAGACAAGCCGTATGTCTGTGATA TCTGTGGGAAACGGTATAAGAACCGGCCAGGGCTCAGCTACCACTACACCCACACCCACCtggctgaggaggagggggaggagaacgCCGAGCGCCACGCCCTGCCCTTCCACCGGAAAAACAACCATAAAC AGTTTTACAAAGAATTGGCCTGGGTCCCTGAGGCACAGAGGAAACACACAG CCAAGAAGGCACCCGACGGCACTGTCATCCCCAACGGCTACTGTGACttctgcctggggggctccaagAAGACGGGGTGTCCCGAGGACCTCATCTCCTGTGCTGACTGTGGGCGATCAG GACACCCCTCATGTTTACAGTTTACGGTGAACATGACAGCGGCCGTGCGGACCTACCGCTGGCAGTGCATCGAGTGCAAGTCCTGCAGCCTGTGCGGCACCTCGGAGAACGAC GGTGCCAGCTGGGCGGGTCTCACCCCCCAGGACCAGCTGCTGTTTTGTGACGACTGCGACCGGGGTTACCACATGTACTGCCTGAGCCCCCCCATGGCGGAGCCCCCGGAAG GGAGCTGGAGTTGTCACCTCTGTCTTCGGCACCTGAAAGAGAAGGCCTCTGCCTACATCACCCTCACCTAG
- the DPF1 gene encoding zinc finger protein neuro-d4 isoform X6, whose product MATAIQNPLKSLGEDFYREAIEHCRSYNARLCAERSLRLPFLDSQTGVAQNNCYIWMEKTHRGPGLAPGQIYTYPARCWRKKRRLNILEDPRLRPCEYKIDCEAPLKKEGGLPEGPVLEALLCAETGEKKIELKEEETIMDCQKQQLLEFPHDLEVEDLEDDIPRRKNRAKGKAYGIGGLRKRQDTASLEDRDKPYVCDICGKRYKNRPGLSYHYTHTHLAEEEGEENAERHALPFHRKNNHKQFYKELAWVPEAQRKHTAKKAPDGTVIPNGYCDFCLGGSKKTGCPEDLISCADCGRSGHPSCLQFTVNMTAAVRTYRWQCIECKSCSLCGTSENDGASWAGLTPQDQLLFCDDCDRGYHMYCLSPPMAEPPEGSWSCHLCLRHLKEKASAYITLT is encoded by the exons CCTAGGCGAGGACTTCTACCGGGAGGCCATTGAGCACTGCCGCAGCTACAACGCGCGCCTGTGCGCCGAGCGCAGCCTGCGCCTGCCCTTCCTCGACTCGCAGACTGGCGTGGCCCAGAACAACTGCTACATCTGGATGGAAAAGACCCACCGCGGCCCCG GTTTGGCCCCGGGACAGATCTACACGTACCCGGCACGCTGTTGGAGAAAGAAACGGAGACTCAACATCCTGGAGGACCCCAGACTCCGGCCCTGCGAGTACAAGATCG ATTGTGAGGCACCCCTGAAGAAGGAGGGCGGCCTCCCCGAAGGGCCAGTCCTGGAGGCGCTACTGTGTGCTGAGACAGGGGAGAAGAAGATTGAgttgaaggaggaggagaccaTTATGGACTGCCAG AAACAGCAGCTGCTGGAGTTTCCACATGATCTCGAGGTAGAAGACTTGGAGGATGACATTCCCAGGAGGAAGAACAGGGCTAAAGGAAAG GCATATGGCATCGGGGGTCTCCGGAAACGCCAGGACACCGCATCCCTGGAGGACCGAGACAAGCCGTATGTCTGTGATA TCTGTGGGAAACGGTATAAGAACCGGCCAGGGCTCAGCTACCACTACACCCACACCCACCtggctgaggaggagggggaggagaacgCCGAGCGCCACGCCCTGCCCTTCCACCGGAAAAACAACCATAAAC AGTTTTACAAAGAATTGGCCTGGGTCCCTGAGGCACAGAGGAAACACACAG CCAAGAAGGCACCCGACGGCACTGTCATCCCCAACGGCTACTGTGACttctgcctggggggctccaagAAGACGGGGTGTCCCGAGGACCTCATCTCCTGTGCTGACTGTGGGCGATCAG GACACCCCTCATGTTTACAGTTTACGGTGAACATGACAGCGGCCGTGCGGACCTACCGCTGGCAGTGCATCGAGTGCAAGTCCTGCAGCCTGTGCGGCACCTCGGAGAACGAC GGTGCCAGCTGGGCGGGTCTCACCCCCCAGGACCAGCTGCTGTTTTGTGACGACTGCGACCGGGGTTACCACATGTACTGCCTGAGCCCCCCCATGGCGGAGCCCCCGGAAG GGAGCTGGAGTTGTCACCTCTGTCTTCGGCACCTGAAAGAGAAGGCCTCTGCCTACATCACCCTCACCTAG
- the DPF1 gene encoding zinc finger protein neuro-d4 isoform X8: protein MATAIQNPLKSLGEDFYREAIEHCRSYNARLCAERSLRLPFLDSQTGVAQNNCYIWMEKTHRGPGLAPGQIYTYPARCWRKKRRLNILEDPRLRPCEYKIDCEAPLKKEGGLPEGPVLEALLCAETGEKKIELKEEETIMDCQKQQLLEFPHDLEVEDLEDDIPRRKNRAKGKAYGIGGLRKRQDTASLEDRDKPYVCDICGKRYKNRPGLSYHYTHTHLAEEEGEENAERHALPFHRKNNHKQFYKELAWVPEAQRKHTAKKAPDGTVIPNGYCDFCLGGSKKTGCPEDLISCADCGRSGHPSCLQFTVNMTAAVRTYRWQCIECKSCSLCGTSENDDQLLFCDDCDRGYHMYCLSPPMAEPPEGSWSCHLCLRHLKEKASAYITLT from the exons CCTAGGCGAGGACTTCTACCGGGAGGCCATTGAGCACTGCCGCAGCTACAACGCGCGCCTGTGCGCCGAGCGCAGCCTGCGCCTGCCCTTCCTCGACTCGCAGACTGGCGTGGCCCAGAACAACTGCTACATCTGGATGGAAAAGACCCACCGCGGCCCCG GTTTGGCCCCGGGACAGATCTACACGTACCCGGCACGCTGTTGGAGAAAGAAACGGAGACTCAACATCCTGGAGGACCCCAGACTCCGGCCCTGCGAGTACAAGATCG ATTGTGAGGCACCCCTGAAGAAGGAGGGCGGCCTCCCCGAAGGGCCAGTCCTGGAGGCGCTACTGTGTGCTGAGACAGGGGAGAAGAAGATTGAgttgaaggaggaggagaccaTTATGGACTGCCAG AAACAGCAGCTGCTGGAGTTTCCACATGATCTCGAGGTAGAAGACTTGGAGGATGACATTCCCAGGAGGAAGAACAGGGCTAAAGGAAAG GCATATGGCATCGGGGGTCTCCGGAAACGCCAGGACACCGCATCCCTGGAGGACCGAGACAAGCCGTATGTCTGTGATA TCTGTGGGAAACGGTATAAGAACCGGCCAGGGCTCAGCTACCACTACACCCACACCCACCtggctgaggaggagggggaggagaacgCCGAGCGCCACGCCCTGCCCTTCCACCGGAAAAACAACCATAAAC AGTTTTACAAAGAATTGGCCTGGGTCCCTGAGGCACAGAGGAAACACACAG CCAAGAAGGCACCCGACGGCACTGTCATCCCCAACGGCTACTGTGACttctgcctggggggctccaagAAGACGGGGTGTCCCGAGGACCTCATCTCCTGTGCTGACTGTGGGCGATCAG GACACCCCTCATGTTTACAGTTTACGGTGAACATGACAGCGGCCGTGCGGACCTACCGCTGGCAGTGCATCGAGTGCAAGTCCTGCAGCCTGTGCGGCACCTCGGAGAACGAC GACCAGCTGCTGTTTTGTGACGACTGCGACCGGGGTTACCACATGTACTGCCTGAGCCCCCCCATGGCGGAGCCCCCGGAAG GGAGCTGGAGTTGTCACCTCTGTCTTCGGCACCTGAAAGAGAAGGCCTCTGCCTACATCACCCTCACCTAG
- the DPF1 gene encoding zinc finger protein neuro-d4 isoform X11, with product MEKTHRGPGLAPGQIYTYPARCWRKKRRLNILEDPRLRPCEYKIDCEAPLKKEGGLPEGPVLEALLCAETGEKKIELKEEETIMDCQKQQLLEFPHDLEVEDLEDDIPRRKNRAKGKAYGIGGLRKRQDTASLEDRDKPYVCDICGKRYKNRPGLSYHYTHTHLAEEEGEENAERHALPFHRKNNHKQFYKELAWVPEAQRKHTAKKAPDGTVIPNGYCDFCLGGSKKTGCPEDLISCADCGRSGHPSCLQFTVNMTAAVRTYRWQCIECKSCSLCGTSENDGASWAGLTPQDQLLFCDDCDRGYHMYCLSPPMAEPPEGSWSCHLCLRHLKEKASAYITLT from the exons ATGGAAAAGACCCACCGCGGCCCCG GTTTGGCCCCGGGACAGATCTACACGTACCCGGCACGCTGTTGGAGAAAGAAACGGAGACTCAACATCCTGGAGGACCCCAGACTCCGGCCCTGCGAGTACAAGATCG ATTGTGAGGCACCCCTGAAGAAGGAGGGCGGCCTCCCCGAAGGGCCAGTCCTGGAGGCGCTACTGTGTGCTGAGACAGGGGAGAAGAAGATTGAgttgaaggaggaggagaccaTTATGGACTGCCAG AAACAGCAGCTGCTGGAGTTTCCACATGATCTCGAGGTAGAAGACTTGGAGGATGACATTCCCAGGAGGAAGAACAGGGCTAAAGGAAAG GCATATGGCATCGGGGGTCTCCGGAAACGCCAGGACACCGCATCCCTGGAGGACCGAGACAAGCCGTATGTCTGTGATA TCTGTGGGAAACGGTATAAGAACCGGCCAGGGCTCAGCTACCACTACACCCACACCCACCtggctgaggaggagggggaggagaacgCCGAGCGCCACGCCCTGCCCTTCCACCGGAAAAACAACCATAAAC AGTTTTACAAAGAATTGGCCTGGGTCCCTGAGGCACAGAGGAAACACACAG CCAAGAAGGCACCCGACGGCACTGTCATCCCCAACGGCTACTGTGACttctgcctggggggctccaagAAGACGGGGTGTCCCGAGGACCTCATCTCCTGTGCTGACTGTGGGCGATCAG GACACCCCTCATGTTTACAGTTTACGGTGAACATGACAGCGGCCGTGCGGACCTACCGCTGGCAGTGCATCGAGTGCAAGTCCTGCAGCCTGTGCGGCACCTCGGAGAACGAC GGTGCCAGCTGGGCGGGTCTCACCCCCCAGGACCAGCTGCTGTTTTGTGACGACTGCGACCGGGGTTACCACATGTACTGCCTGAGCCCCCCCATGGCGGAGCCCCCGGAAG GGAGCTGGAGTTGTCACCTCTGTCTTCGGCACCTGAAAGAGAAGGCCTCTGCCTACATCACCCTCACCTAG
- the DPF1 gene encoding zinc finger protein neuro-d4 isoform X10, producing the protein MATAIQNPLKSLGEDFYREAIEHCRSYNARLCAERSLRLPFLDSQTGVAQNNCYIWMEKTHRGPGLAPGQIYTYPARCWRKKRRLNILEDPRLRPCEYKIDCEAPLKKEGGLPEGPVLEALLCAETGEKKIELKEEETIMDCQQLLEFPHDLEVEDLEDDIPRRKNRAKGKAYGIGGLRKRQDTASLEDRDKPYVCDICGKRYKNRPGLSYHYTHTHLAEEEGEENAERHALPFHRKNNHKPKKAPDGTVIPNGYCDFCLGGSKKTGCPEDLISCADCGRSGHPSCLQFTVNMTAAVRTYRWQCIECKSCSLCGTSENDDQLLFCDDCDRGYHMYCLSPPMAEPPEGSWSCHLCLRHLKEKASAYITLT; encoded by the exons CCTAGGCGAGGACTTCTACCGGGAGGCCATTGAGCACTGCCGCAGCTACAACGCGCGCCTGTGCGCCGAGCGCAGCCTGCGCCTGCCCTTCCTCGACTCGCAGACTGGCGTGGCCCAGAACAACTGCTACATCTGGATGGAAAAGACCCACCGCGGCCCCG GTTTGGCCCCGGGACAGATCTACACGTACCCGGCACGCTGTTGGAGAAAGAAACGGAGACTCAACATCCTGGAGGACCCCAGACTCCGGCCCTGCGAGTACAAGATCG ATTGTGAGGCACCCCTGAAGAAGGAGGGCGGCCTCCCCGAAGGGCCAGTCCTGGAGGCGCTACTGTGTGCTGAGACAGGGGAGAAGAAGATTGAgttgaaggaggaggagaccaTTATGGACTGCCAG CAGCTGCTGGAGTTTCCACATGATCTCGAGGTAGAAGACTTGGAGGATGACATTCCCAGGAGGAAGAACAGGGCTAAAGGAAAG GCATATGGCATCGGGGGTCTCCGGAAACGCCAGGACACCGCATCCCTGGAGGACCGAGACAAGCCGTATGTCTGTGATA TCTGTGGGAAACGGTATAAGAACCGGCCAGGGCTCAGCTACCACTACACCCACACCCACCtggctgaggaggagggggaggagaacgCCGAGCGCCACGCCCTGCCCTTCCACCGGAAAAACAACCATAAAC CCAAGAAGGCACCCGACGGCACTGTCATCCCCAACGGCTACTGTGACttctgcctggggggctccaagAAGACGGGGTGTCCCGAGGACCTCATCTCCTGTGCTGACTGTGGGCGATCAG GACACCCCTCATGTTTACAGTTTACGGTGAACATGACAGCGGCCGTGCGGACCTACCGCTGGCAGTGCATCGAGTGCAAGTCCTGCAGCCTGTGCGGCACCTCGGAGAACGAC GACCAGCTGCTGTTTTGTGACGACTGCGACCGGGGTTACCACATGTACTGCCTGAGCCCCCCCATGGCGGAGCCCCCGGAAG GGAGCTGGAGTTGTCACCTCTGTCTTCGGCACCTGAAAGAGAAGGCCTCTGCCTACATCACCCTCACCTAG
- the DPF1 gene encoding zinc finger protein neuro-d4 isoform X9 — protein sequence MATAIQNPLKSLGEDFYREAIEHCRSYNARLCAERSLRLPFLDSQTGVAQNNCYIWMEKTHRGPGLAPGQIYTYPARCWRKKRRLNILEDPRLRPCEYKIDCEAPLKKEGGLPEGPVLEALLCAETGEKKIELKEEETIMDCQQLLEFPHDLEVEDLEDDIPRRKNRAKGKAYGIGGLRKRQDTASLEDRDKPYVCDICGKRYKNRPGLSYHYTHTHLAEEEGEENAERHALPFHRKNNHKPKKAPDGTVIPNGYCDFCLGGSKKTGCPEDLISCADCGRSGHPSCLQFTVNMTAAVRTYRWQCIECKSCSLCGTSENDGASWAGLTPQDQLLFCDDCDRGYHMYCLSPPMAEPPEGSWSCHLCLRHLKEKASAYITLT from the exons CCTAGGCGAGGACTTCTACCGGGAGGCCATTGAGCACTGCCGCAGCTACAACGCGCGCCTGTGCGCCGAGCGCAGCCTGCGCCTGCCCTTCCTCGACTCGCAGACTGGCGTGGCCCAGAACAACTGCTACATCTGGATGGAAAAGACCCACCGCGGCCCCG GTTTGGCCCCGGGACAGATCTACACGTACCCGGCACGCTGTTGGAGAAAGAAACGGAGACTCAACATCCTGGAGGACCCCAGACTCCGGCCCTGCGAGTACAAGATCG ATTGTGAGGCACCCCTGAAGAAGGAGGGCGGCCTCCCCGAAGGGCCAGTCCTGGAGGCGCTACTGTGTGCTGAGACAGGGGAGAAGAAGATTGAgttgaaggaggaggagaccaTTATGGACTGCCAG CAGCTGCTGGAGTTTCCACATGATCTCGAGGTAGAAGACTTGGAGGATGACATTCCCAGGAGGAAGAACAGGGCTAAAGGAAAG GCATATGGCATCGGGGGTCTCCGGAAACGCCAGGACACCGCATCCCTGGAGGACCGAGACAAGCCGTATGTCTGTGATA TCTGTGGGAAACGGTATAAGAACCGGCCAGGGCTCAGCTACCACTACACCCACACCCACCtggctgaggaggagggggaggagaacgCCGAGCGCCACGCCCTGCCCTTCCACCGGAAAAACAACCATAAAC CCAAGAAGGCACCCGACGGCACTGTCATCCCCAACGGCTACTGTGACttctgcctggggggctccaagAAGACGGGGTGTCCCGAGGACCTCATCTCCTGTGCTGACTGTGGGCGATCAG GACACCCCTCATGTTTACAGTTTACGGTGAACATGACAGCGGCCGTGCGGACCTACCGCTGGCAGTGCATCGAGTGCAAGTCCTGCAGCCTGTGCGGCACCTCGGAGAACGAC GGTGCCAGCTGGGCGGGTCTCACCCCCCAGGACCAGCTGCTGTTTTGTGACGACTGCGACCGGGGTTACCACATGTACTGCCTGAGCCCCCCCATGGCGGAGCCCCCGGAAG GGAGCTGGAGTTGTCACCTCTGTCTTCGGCACCTGAAAGAGAAGGCCTCTGCCTACATCACCCTCACCTAG
- the DPF1 gene encoding zinc finger protein neuro-d4 isoform X4, whose amino-acid sequence MGGLSARPSAGRTDPAGTCWGQDPGSKMATVIPGPLSLGEDFYREAIEHCRSYNARLCAERSLRLPFLDSQTGVAQNNCYIWMEKTHRGPGLAPGQIYTYPARCWRKKRRLNILEDPRLRPCEYKIDCEAPLKKEGGLPEGPVLEALLCAETGEKKIELKEEETIMDCQKQQLLEFPHDLEVEDLEDDIPRRKNRAKGKAYGIGGLRKRQDTASLEDRDKPYVCDICGKRYKNRPGLSYHYTHTHLAEEEGEENAERHALPFHRKNNHKPKKAPDGTVIPNGYCDFCLGGSKKTGCPEDLISCADCGRSGHPSCLQFTVNMTAAVRTYRWQCIECKSCSLCGTSENDGASWAGLTPQDQLLFCDDCDRGYHMYCLSPPMAEPPEGSWSCHLCLRHLKEKASAYITLT is encoded by the exons CCTAGGCGAGGACTTCTACCGGGAGGCCATTGAGCACTGCCGCAGCTACAACGCGCGCCTGTGCGCCGAGCGCAGCCTGCGCCTGCCCTTCCTCGACTCGCAGACTGGCGTGGCCCAGAACAACTGCTACATCTGGATGGAAAAGACCCACCGCGGCCCCG GTTTGGCCCCGGGACAGATCTACACGTACCCGGCACGCTGTTGGAGAAAGAAACGGAGACTCAACATCCTGGAGGACCCCAGACTCCGGCCCTGCGAGTACAAGATCG ATTGTGAGGCACCCCTGAAGAAGGAGGGCGGCCTCCCCGAAGGGCCAGTCCTGGAGGCGCTACTGTGTGCTGAGACAGGGGAGAAGAAGATTGAgttgaaggaggaggagaccaTTATGGACTGCCAG AAACAGCAGCTGCTGGAGTTTCCACATGATCTCGAGGTAGAAGACTTGGAGGATGACATTCCCAGGAGGAAGAACAGGGCTAAAGGAAAG GCATATGGCATCGGGGGTCTCCGGAAACGCCAGGACACCGCATCCCTGGAGGACCGAGACAAGCCGTATGTCTGTGATA TCTGTGGGAAACGGTATAAGAACCGGCCAGGGCTCAGCTACCACTACACCCACACCCACCtggctgaggaggagggggaggagaacgCCGAGCGCCACGCCCTGCCCTTCCACCGGAAAAACAACCATAAAC CCAAGAAGGCACCCGACGGCACTGTCATCCCCAACGGCTACTGTGACttctgcctggggggctccaagAAGACGGGGTGTCCCGAGGACCTCATCTCCTGTGCTGACTGTGGGCGATCAG GACACCCCTCATGTTTACAGTTTACGGTGAACATGACAGCGGCCGTGCGGACCTACCGCTGGCAGTGCATCGAGTGCAAGTCCTGCAGCCTGTGCGGCACCTCGGAGAACGAC GGTGCCAGCTGGGCGGGTCTCACCCCCCAGGACCAGCTGCTGTTTTGTGACGACTGCGACCGGGGTTACCACATGTACTGCCTGAGCCCCCCCATGGCGGAGCCCCCGGAAG GGAGCTGGAGTTGTCACCTCTGTCTTCGGCACCTGAAAGAGAAGGCCTCTGCCTACATCACCCTCACCTAG
- the DPF1 gene encoding zinc finger protein neuro-d4 isoform X5: protein MGGLSARPSAGRTDPAGTCWGQDPGSKMATVIPGPLSLGEDFYREAIEHCRSYNARLCAERSLRLPFLDSQTGVAQNNCYIWMEKTHRGPGLAPGQIYTYPARCWRKKRRLNILEDPRLRPCEYKIDCEAPLKKEGGLPEGPVLEALLCAETGEKKIELKEEETIMDCQQLLEFPHDLEVEDLEDDIPRRKNRAKGKAYGIGGLRKRQDTASLEDRDKPYVCDICGKRYKNRPGLSYHYTHTHLAEEEGEENAERHALPFHRKNNHKPKKAPDGTVIPNGYCDFCLGGSKKTGCPEDLISCADCGRSGHPSCLQFTVNMTAAVRTYRWQCIECKSCSLCGTSENDGASWAGLTPQDQLLFCDDCDRGYHMYCLSPPMAEPPEGSWSCHLCLRHLKEKASAYITLT, encoded by the exons CCTAGGCGAGGACTTCTACCGGGAGGCCATTGAGCACTGCCGCAGCTACAACGCGCGCCTGTGCGCCGAGCGCAGCCTGCGCCTGCCCTTCCTCGACTCGCAGACTGGCGTGGCCCAGAACAACTGCTACATCTGGATGGAAAAGACCCACCGCGGCCCCG GTTTGGCCCCGGGACAGATCTACACGTACCCGGCACGCTGTTGGAGAAAGAAACGGAGACTCAACATCCTGGAGGACCCCAGACTCCGGCCCTGCGAGTACAAGATCG ATTGTGAGGCACCCCTGAAGAAGGAGGGCGGCCTCCCCGAAGGGCCAGTCCTGGAGGCGCTACTGTGTGCTGAGACAGGGGAGAAGAAGATTGAgttgaaggaggaggagaccaTTATGGACTGCCAG CAGCTGCTGGAGTTTCCACATGATCTCGAGGTAGAAGACTTGGAGGATGACATTCCCAGGAGGAAGAACAGGGCTAAAGGAAAG GCATATGGCATCGGGGGTCTCCGGAAACGCCAGGACACCGCATCCCTGGAGGACCGAGACAAGCCGTATGTCTGTGATA TCTGTGGGAAACGGTATAAGAACCGGCCAGGGCTCAGCTACCACTACACCCACACCCACCtggctgaggaggagggggaggagaacgCCGAGCGCCACGCCCTGCCCTTCCACCGGAAAAACAACCATAAAC CCAAGAAGGCACCCGACGGCACTGTCATCCCCAACGGCTACTGTGACttctgcctggggggctccaagAAGACGGGGTGTCCCGAGGACCTCATCTCCTGTGCTGACTGTGGGCGATCAG GACACCCCTCATGTTTACAGTTTACGGTGAACATGACAGCGGCCGTGCGGACCTACCGCTGGCAGTGCATCGAGTGCAAGTCCTGCAGCCTGTGCGGCACCTCGGAGAACGAC GGTGCCAGCTGGGCGGGTCTCACCCCCCAGGACCAGCTGCTGTTTTGTGACGACTGCGACCGGGGTTACCACATGTACTGCCTGAGCCCCCCCATGGCGGAGCCCCCGGAAG GGAGCTGGAGTTGTCACCTCTGTCTTCGGCACCTGAAAGAGAAGGCCTCTGCCTACATCACCCTCACCTAG
- the DPF1 gene encoding zinc finger protein neuro-d4 isoform X2, with product MGGLSARPSAGRTDPAGTCWGQDPGSKMATVIPGPLSLGEDFYREAIEHCRSYNARLCAERSLRLPFLDSQTGVAQNNCYIWMEKTHRGPGLAPGQIYTYPARCWRKKRRLNILEDPRLRPCEYKIDCEAPLKKEGGLPEGPVLEALLCAETGEKKIELKEEETIMDCQQLLEFPHDLEVEDLEDDIPRRKNRAKGKAYGIGGLRKRQDTASLEDRDKPYVCDICGKRYKNRPGLSYHYTHTHLAEEEGEENAERHALPFHRKNNHKQFYKELAWVPEAQRKHTAKKAPDGTVIPNGYCDFCLGGSKKTGCPEDLISCADCGRSGHPSCLQFTVNMTAAVRTYRWQCIECKSCSLCGTSENDGASWAGLTPQDQLLFCDDCDRGYHMYCLSPPMAEPPEGSWSCHLCLRHLKEKASAYITLT from the exons CCTAGGCGAGGACTTCTACCGGGAGGCCATTGAGCACTGCCGCAGCTACAACGCGCGCCTGTGCGCCGAGCGCAGCCTGCGCCTGCCCTTCCTCGACTCGCAGACTGGCGTGGCCCAGAACAACTGCTACATCTGGATGGAAAAGACCCACCGCGGCCCCG GTTTGGCCCCGGGACAGATCTACACGTACCCGGCACGCTGTTGGAGAAAGAAACGGAGACTCAACATCCTGGAGGACCCCAGACTCCGGCCCTGCGAGTACAAGATCG ATTGTGAGGCACCCCTGAAGAAGGAGGGCGGCCTCCCCGAAGGGCCAGTCCTGGAGGCGCTACTGTGTGCTGAGACAGGGGAGAAGAAGATTGAgttgaaggaggaggagaccaTTATGGACTGCCAG CAGCTGCTGGAGTTTCCACATGATCTCGAGGTAGAAGACTTGGAGGATGACATTCCCAGGAGGAAGAACAGGGCTAAAGGAAAG GCATATGGCATCGGGGGTCTCCGGAAACGCCAGGACACCGCATCCCTGGAGGACCGAGACAAGCCGTATGTCTGTGATA TCTGTGGGAAACGGTATAAGAACCGGCCAGGGCTCAGCTACCACTACACCCACACCCACCtggctgaggaggagggggaggagaacgCCGAGCGCCACGCCCTGCCCTTCCACCGGAAAAACAACCATAAAC AGTTTTACAAAGAATTGGCCTGGGTCCCTGAGGCACAGAGGAAACACACAG CCAAGAAGGCACCCGACGGCACTGTCATCCCCAACGGCTACTGTGACttctgcctggggggctccaagAAGACGGGGTGTCCCGAGGACCTCATCTCCTGTGCTGACTGTGGGCGATCAG GACACCCCTCATGTTTACAGTTTACGGTGAACATGACAGCGGCCGTGCGGACCTACCGCTGGCAGTGCATCGAGTGCAAGTCCTGCAGCCTGTGCGGCACCTCGGAGAACGAC GGTGCCAGCTGGGCGGGTCTCACCCCCCAGGACCAGCTGCTGTTTTGTGACGACTGCGACCGGGGTTACCACATGTACTGCCTGAGCCCCCCCATGGCGGAGCCCCCGGAAG GGAGCTGGAGTTGTCACCTCTGTCTTCGGCACCTGAAAGAGAAGGCCTCTGCCTACATCACCCTCACCTAG